The Neobacillus sp. PS3-34 genome has a window encoding:
- a CDS encoding xanthine dehydrogenase family protein subunit M has translation MLVTEIDMVSPASITECLTLISKFGSDYRLIAGGTDAVVRMKEGKWRPKVWVNIKGLQELRYITEKEGAIHIGPLTTHTDIVKSPLLQKRPTFLSKQLVK, from the coding sequence ATGCTAGTGACTGAAATTGATATGGTCTCTCCCGCCTCAATCACAGAATGCCTCACCTTAATCTCAAAATTCGGAAGTGATTACAGATTAATTGCTGGCGGCACGGATGCAGTGGTTCGAATGAAAGAAGGCAAATGGCGGCCAAAGGTTTGGGTTAACATAAAAGGTTTACAAGAACTGCGCTATATAACTGAAAAAGAAGGCGCTATTCATATCGGACCGTTGACCACGCATACAGACATTGTCAAATCTCCCCTGCTTCAAAAAAGGCCGACGTTCTTGTCGAAGCAGCTCGTGAAGTAG
- the ade gene encoding adenine deaminase, with amino-acid sequence MKLEMEILKRRIDVAAKRTPADLVIKNGNIVNVFTREIVNRNIAIVDGYFAAIGDYEGIENVDVSGKYIVPGFIDGHVHIESAMVTPSEFANVVLPHGVTTVVADPHEIANVSGVEGIEFMINSSDDIPLDVFFMLPSCVPATPFENAGASLDLAQLEHLYANPRVIGLGEVMDYPAVFHHDEKIISQLAAASLKGKRIDGHAAGLDSDGLNVYMAAGIRTDHECVNSEEAMDRLRKGMYVMLREGSAARDLLSLLKAVNENNARRCLFVTDDKHLDDLIMEGSIDYNVRMAIKEGLDPILAIQIATLNAAECFGLKSKGAIAPGYEADFLVLDDLKSIVAERVYKNGKLVAQNGEMVCPSEPNVSPSPSIVDSVKLNSISEEHLQITIGDESTANIIGIVPNRIVTKHLIEKVDTKDGLFQTCTEKDYLKMAVIERHKNTGNIGLGILKGLGIKNGAIASTVAHDSHNIVAAGTSDSDLLKAITYISEMRGGLAVVQNGEILASLPLPIAGLMSDLTSPIIYEKLKDLNSALRNIGCTMEFNPFLTLSFLALPVIPELKLTDIGLFDVKRL; translated from the coding sequence TTGAAGCTCGAAATGGAAATTTTAAAAAGAAGAATTGACGTGGCAGCTAAAAGAACTCCTGCCGATCTTGTTATTAAAAACGGAAATATTGTTAATGTCTTTACAAGAGAAATTGTAAACAGGAATATCGCCATTGTAGATGGATATTTTGCGGCTATCGGGGATTATGAAGGAATTGAGAACGTGGATGTCTCAGGAAAATATATCGTTCCTGGATTTATTGATGGGCATGTTCATATTGAATCAGCGATGGTCACCCCCTCCGAGTTTGCTAATGTCGTGCTGCCCCATGGGGTTACGACGGTTGTGGCTGATCCTCATGAAATTGCCAATGTTAGCGGGGTTGAAGGGATCGAATTTATGATAAATTCATCTGATGATATTCCGCTTGACGTTTTCTTTATGCTCCCTTCGTGTGTGCCGGCAACTCCTTTTGAAAATGCCGGGGCTTCTCTTGATCTTGCTCAGCTTGAACACTTATATGCAAATCCAAGGGTTATTGGCCTTGGAGAAGTAATGGATTATCCTGCAGTATTTCATCATGATGAAAAAATAATAAGCCAGCTCGCAGCAGCAAGCTTAAAAGGCAAACGTATCGATGGGCACGCGGCTGGTCTTGATTCAGACGGCCTAAATGTTTATATGGCTGCCGGAATCCGAACTGACCATGAATGTGTCAATTCTGAAGAAGCCATGGACCGTTTACGTAAGGGTATGTATGTAATGCTCCGGGAAGGTTCAGCAGCCAGAGATTTACTGTCACTTTTAAAAGCAGTAAATGAAAATAACGCTCGCAGGTGTTTATTCGTGACCGATGACAAACATCTTGATGATCTTATCATGGAAGGCAGCATTGATTATAATGTGAGAATGGCGATAAAGGAAGGTTTGGATCCTATTCTTGCTATTCAAATAGCTACTTTGAATGCTGCAGAATGCTTTGGTTTAAAATCAAAGGGGGCCATCGCTCCTGGATATGAAGCCGATTTCCTGGTGCTTGACGATTTAAAATCTATAGTAGCAGAAAGGGTTTATAAAAACGGGAAGCTTGTTGCCCAAAACGGGGAAATGGTTTGCCCATCTGAACCTAATGTCTCACCTTCCCCATCAATTGTGGACAGTGTTAAGTTAAATTCTATTTCTGAGGAGCATTTGCAAATTACAATTGGCGATGAGAGCACGGCAAATATTATCGGTATTGTACCTAATCGTATTGTCACGAAGCATCTCATTGAGAAAGTGGATACAAAAGATGGCCTATTTCAAACCTGTACAGAAAAGGACTATTTGAAAATGGCTGTCATTGAAAGACATAAGAACACAGGAAATATAGGGCTGGGAATTTTAAAAGGGCTGGGAATTAAAAATGGGGCAATTGCTTCCACGGTTGCCCATGATTCACATAATATTGTTGCAGCTGGTACATCGGACAGCGATCTCCTTAAAGCCATTACGTATATTTCCGAAATGAGAGGAGGACTCGCTGTGGTTCAAAATGGGGAAATCCTTGCGTCCCTTCCTTTGCCAATAGCGGGCCTTATGTCTGATCTGACTTCACCGATCATTTATGAGAAATTAAAGGATTTAAATTCAGCCTTAAGGAATATAGGCTGTACGATGGAGTTCAATCCCTTTTTAACCCTGTCCTTCCTGGCTCTTCCGGTTATACCAGAACTTAAACTAACCGATATTGGATTGTTCGACGTAAAGCGCCTTTAA
- a CDS encoding xanthine dehydrogenase family protein subunit M, whose product MSPASKKADVLVEAAREVGATQMQNMGTIGGNIGTASPAGDTIPALYVLNAVIELSSIDSTRLVPIEEFFNGPGKTVLKQNEMITKIIIQPQGENEIGIFQKLGPRKAQSISIVNVAISLIMDQGRQCLGAKVAYGSVAPTIIRARKCEALLSNNCLTEELIQNIAKIAWKEVMPITDVRATATYRRDMASALLERGLYRLMRRWENR is encoded by the coding sequence ATCTCCCCTGCTTCAAAAAAGGCCGACGTTCTTGTCGAAGCAGCTCGTGAAGTAGGTGCAACCCAGATGCAAAATATGGGGACAATTGGCGGAAATATCGGCACCGCATCACCTGCCGGGGATACCATTCCGGCATTATATGTTCTAAACGCTGTAATTGAGCTTAGTTCTATTGACTCTACACGGCTGGTTCCAATCGAGGAGTTCTTTAACGGACCGGGAAAAACCGTCTTAAAACAAAATGAAATGATAACAAAAATTATCATTCAGCCACAGGGTGAAAATGAAATTGGGATTTTCCAAAAACTCGGTCCCCGAAAAGCGCAGTCCATTTCAATTGTTAATGTCGCAATTTCGTTAATTATGGATCAAGGCCGTCAATGCCTTGGAGCAAAAGTTGCCTATGGCTCGGTTGCACCAACGATTATTCGAGCAAGAAAATGTGAAGCGTTGCTTTCCAATAACTGCCTGACGGAAGAACTGATCCAAAATATCGCAAAAATTGCCTGGAAAGAAGTCATGCCGATTACGGATGTTAGAGCAACCGCTACATACAGAAGAGATATGGCAAGTGCCCTGCTGGAACGCGGGCTCTACCGTCTAATGAGGAGGTGGGAAAACAGATGA
- a CDS encoding DUF1292 domain-containing protein has protein sequence MEKIEVGEIFTISDENEQDQEVEVLATINIEGTEYVAVGFVEDIQEETEEDIDIFFLKVDDEGDLTAIETDEEFEKVTVEFEKIMDEEE, from the coding sequence ATGGAAAAAATCGAAGTAGGCGAAATCTTTACAATCAGTGATGAGAATGAGCAGGATCAGGAAGTGGAAGTACTGGCAACAATCAATATTGAGGGAACCGAATATGTAGCTGTAGGATTTGTAGAAGATATACAGGAAGAAACTGAAGAAGATATCGATATCTTTTTCCTAAAGGTCGACGATGAGGGAGATTTAACAGCCATCGAGACTGACGAGGAATTTGAAAAAGTAACGGTTGAATTTGAAAAAATTATGGATGAAGAAGAATAG
- a CDS encoding 2Fe-2S iron-sulfur cluster-binding protein: MKTIHFTVNGVACSVKCPPTKTLLDVLRDDLNLTASKECCGKGECGSCSVLLNKEVVCSCLILAGQIEKQEILTCEGVGLTSNMDIVQEAFVAEGATQCGYCTPGIIVSAKAFLNEINHLPSVDEIKTALGGNLCRCTGYSKIIKAVESAAKRKIQLESASL, from the coding sequence ATGAAAACTATTCATTTTACGGTTAACGGTGTAGCCTGTTCTGTTAAATGCCCACCTACTAAAACTCTTTTGGATGTATTAAGAGATGACCTGAATCTGACGGCAAGCAAAGAATGCTGCGGCAAGGGTGAGTGCGGATCCTGCTCTGTCCTCTTAAACAAGGAAGTCGTCTGTTCATGCCTGATCCTTGCTGGCCAAATTGAAAAACAGGAAATTTTGACGTGTGAAGGCGTGGGACTAACATCAAATATGGATATTGTTCAGGAAGCCTTTGTTGCAGAGGGAGCCACACAATGCGGCTATTGCACACCGGGAATAATTGTTTCCGCAAAGGCCTTCCTGAATGAAATTAATCATTTACCTTCTGTTGATGAAATAAAAACTGCATTGGGAGGAAACCTTTGCCGCTGTACGGGATACTCCAAAATAATAAAAGCAGTTGAATCAGCAGCAAAAAGAAAAATACAACTAGAAAGTGCTTCACTCTAA
- a CDS encoding nucleotidyltransferase family protein, whose translation MGGSAILLAAGRSTRMGSLKGLLPWHGTTLFEHQLKVLKKIAWLDEIIVVLGFQAELFNRIAKNYPVKIVYNQHFLSGKCSSILCGLQAIEKVSLPILITAVDQPTNPEIINRLAESLQNSNAQIAVPVYKEKRGHPVLFSERMLGELLSITEETKGLRGIFQKYKHNVREVPVPNSGILLNLNTYEDYEKIVRN comes from the coding sequence ATGGGCGGTTCAGCAATTCTACTTGCTGCAGGAAGATCCACCCGAATGGGCAGCTTAAAAGGATTGCTTCCATGGCACGGAACCACACTATTTGAGCACCAGCTGAAGGTATTAAAAAAAATAGCTTGGTTAGATGAGATTATCGTAGTTCTGGGATTCCAGGCTGAACTTTTTAATAGAATCGCAAAAAATTATCCTGTTAAGATCGTATATAATCAACATTTTCTTTCTGGTAAATGCTCCTCCATCCTTTGCGGTCTGCAGGCTATCGAGAAAGTTTCCCTCCCCATACTCATCACAGCAGTCGACCAGCCAACAAATCCTGAAATAATTAATAGACTCGCAGAATCACTTCAAAACAGCAATGCCCAGATTGCCGTCCCAGTTTATAAAGAAAAAAGAGGTCACCCCGTTCTTTTTTCAGAGCGTATGTTGGGTGAACTCCTCTCTATCACTGAAGAAACAAAGGGGCTCCGTGGTATTTTTCAAAAGTACAAACACAACGTTCGTGAGGTACCGGTACCCAATTCTGGCATTCTGCTTAATCTTAATACCTACGAAGACTATGAAAAAATAGTAAGAAACTAA
- a CDS encoding molybdopterin cofactor-binding domain-containing protein, translated as MIAEKLGLDPVEIRKKNVYHHGDVSSIGHVIKSSVGTFKTLETAENCDLWKNREKYKAEVSEPWKKRGVSLATSFHGIGMGIGLPDYGAASIELLPDGRFLVAVGCEEIGGGNSTVYAQVAAEILNCDINNIKVVQGDTSRTLDGGTVTASRSTYTGGRAVATAAPNMVKLLIETASEILQIPVTNIEMAPNHISSNGQQLTYKSIFDYLYQHHRKTRVEGHFILPKEKEEIKGSGGAPHHMYGYLTHVVMVEVDTLTGETEVLRVVSIPDAGKVINPQGLEGQTEGGAVMGMGYTLYEDVLIENGYHKTRNFTDYIIPTIRETPIIETFPVEDAIEQSGPFGAKGIGEVVMIPIIAAIMSAIYDATGARLYHLPATPERIFNALKMLKKQEVQSSR; from the coding sequence ATGATTGCAGAAAAGCTTGGGCTCGACCCTGTCGAAATCAGAAAGAAAAACGTCTATCATCATGGAGATGTTTCCAGCATCGGACATGTTATTAAATCAAGTGTCGGTACCTTTAAAACACTTGAGACAGCAGAAAATTGCGACCTTTGGAAAAACCGTGAGAAATATAAAGCAGAAGTCAGTGAGCCATGGAAAAAAAGAGGTGTGTCTCTGGCAACCTCCTTCCATGGTATCGGAATGGGAATTGGATTACCTGATTATGGGGCTGCTTCAATCGAACTTCTTCCGGATGGAAGATTTCTGGTCGCTGTAGGATGTGAAGAAATCGGCGGCGGAAACAGCACCGTTTATGCCCAGGTCGCAGCTGAAATCCTTAATTGTGATATCAATAATATTAAAGTAGTTCAGGGAGACACCTCCCGCACACTTGATGGCGGAACTGTTACTGCCTCCCGTTCGACTTATACTGGAGGAAGAGCGGTTGCTACTGCAGCACCTAATATGGTGAAGCTTTTAATAGAAACAGCCTCCGAAATACTTCAGATACCTGTCACAAATATTGAAATGGCACCTAACCATATTAGCTCGAATGGTCAGCAGCTTACCTATAAATCGATTTTTGATTATCTTTATCAGCATCACCGAAAAACCAGAGTTGAAGGCCATTTTATCCTTCCGAAAGAAAAAGAAGAGATAAAAGGATCCGGAGGCGCTCCCCACCATATGTACGGGTACTTAACACATGTTGTCATGGTTGAAGTTGATACGTTAACAGGTGAAACAGAGGTGCTCCGTGTTGTGTCCATTCCGGATGCCGGGAAGGTCATTAATCCACAAGGGCTTGAAGGGCAAACAGAAGGCGGCGCTGTCATGGGGATGGGCTATACACTGTATGAAGATGTATTAATTGAAAATGGATACCATAAAACTCGAAATTTCACGGATTATATTATCCCGACCATTCGCGAAACACCGATTATTGAAACATTTCCTGTCGAAGATGCGATTGAACAATCAGGACCATTCGGTGCAAAAGGTATCGGAGAAGTAGTGATGATTCCGATCATTGCTGCCATCATGTCTGCGATTTATGATGCCACCGGTGCCCGGTTATATCATCTTCCAGCCACACCTGAAAGAATATTTAACGCATTGAAAATGCTTAAAAAACAAGAAGTCCAATCATCAAGGTGA
- a CDS encoding amidohydrolase family protein: protein MDLILKNANIPQGDRQVLTNILVNNGKIVGYTNDISFLTANRVIDVEGKLVVPGCIDPHTHFMDPGFTHRETFATGSRSAIKGGLTTIIDMPCCSKPSVRDGDSFNKKIGLSVTRHMLTIVSGAG from the coding sequence ATGGATCTAATTTTGAAAAACGCAAACATTCCACAAGGGGATCGTCAAGTGCTGACGAACATCCTTGTAAATAACGGGAAAATCGTGGGGTACACAAATGATATTAGCTTTTTAACAGCTAATAGAGTGATAGATGTAGAGGGAAAACTTGTTGTGCCAGGCTGTATTGACCCACATACACACTTTATGGATCCAGGTTTTACGCACAGGGAAACATTTGCAACTGGAAGCCGTTCAGCCATCAAAGGAGGATTAACAACCATCATTGATATGCCTTGCTGCAGCAAGCCGTCTGTTCGCGATGGTGATAGCTTTAACAAGAAAATCGGCCTATCCGTGACCAGGCATATGTTGACTATTGTTTCTGGGGCGGGATGA
- a CDS encoding NCS2 family permease has protein sequence MSMIGKDLGTGLPSPSNSGLLEKLFKLSERKTNTKTEILAGLTSFLTMSYIIFVNPIILHDAGIPKEAALAATIYASVFCTLLMALWANFPVAVAPGMGLNAFFAYTVVLGHGLSWQTALGAVFISGIVFLLLTITGVRQKIVDGVPNILKSAIAVGIGLFIAFIGLKNAELVVANKATFVGLGDLTSKGPLLAIFGLIVAALLMAKRVKGSLLISILGTSILAMIVGFIGHPKAMGDVVSFSLPSLSDTFLAMDIMGAVKYGILSIIFSFTIVEMFDNLATLIGLSKKAGLSDENGKIHNLDRALQADAVGTIVSASLGSTALNAYVENATGISEGGRTGLTALTVGVLFFLTLIFAPLIYFIPSVATAPILILVGALMLTEIKHISFDDFTDVIPVFLTIVLMPLTFSIAQGLAFGFISYTLLKLFTGKKDQIHWIMYFVSAAFIINFIMGGH, from the coding sequence ATGTCCATGATTGGGAAAGATTTAGGAACAGGTCTCCCGTCCCCCTCCAACTCAGGTTTATTGGAAAAATTATTTAAGCTTTCCGAACGCAAAACGAACACAAAAACTGAAATCCTCGCCGGATTAACTTCTTTTTTGACAATGAGCTACATTATTTTTGTTAATCCGATTATTTTACACGATGCCGGTATTCCAAAAGAAGCTGCATTGGCTGCAACGATTTATGCGAGCGTTTTTTGTACATTATTAATGGCTCTTTGGGCAAATTTCCCCGTAGCTGTTGCTCCTGGGATGGGTTTAAACGCGTTTTTTGCCTATACAGTGGTTCTCGGGCATGGATTATCTTGGCAAACTGCCCTTGGTGCTGTTTTCATTTCAGGGATCGTGTTCTTATTATTGACCATCACCGGTGTCCGCCAAAAAATTGTTGACGGGGTACCCAATATATTAAAATCAGCCATCGCGGTTGGCATAGGATTGTTCATTGCTTTTATCGGCCTAAAAAATGCAGAGCTCGTTGTTGCAAATAAAGCTACTTTTGTAGGCTTAGGTGATCTTACAAGCAAAGGTCCCCTTCTCGCGATTTTTGGTCTAATTGTTGCTGCATTATTAATGGCAAAACGCGTTAAAGGTTCCCTTTTAATTAGTATCCTTGGAACAAGTATTTTGGCTATGATTGTAGGGTTTATCGGACATCCAAAAGCGATGGGTGACGTTGTCTCATTCTCGCTTCCAAGCTTGTCAGATACTTTTTTAGCAATGGATATTATGGGAGCGGTTAAATACGGAATCCTTTCCATCATCTTTTCCTTTACCATTGTTGAAATGTTCGATAATTTAGCGACTTTGATTGGTTTATCCAAGAAAGCTGGCCTATCAGATGAAAATGGAAAAATCCATAATCTGGACCGAGCGTTACAGGCCGATGCCGTAGGAACGATCGTCAGTGCATCTTTGGGCAGCACCGCGCTAAATGCCTATGTAGAGAATGCCACCGGGATCTCCGAAGGCGGCAGGACCGGGTTAACTGCTCTTACAGTCGGAGTTTTATTCTTCTTAACCTTAATTTTCGCTCCATTAATATACTTCATCCCTTCTGTCGCCACAGCCCCTATTCTAATCCTTGTCGGAGCGTTAATGCTTACTGAAATCAAACATATTAGTTTCGATGATTTTACCGATGTGATTCCCGTTTTCTTAACGATTGTGCTGATGCCGCTAACATTCAGTATTGCCCAAGGCCTTGCATTTGGTTTCATCTCCTATACACTATTGAAGCTGTTTACAGGAAAAAAAGATCAGATCCATTGGATTATGTATTTTGTCAGCGCTGCTTTCATCATAAACTTTATTATGGGCGGCCATTAA
- a CDS encoding type 1 glutamine amidotransferase domain-containing protein: MRLKGKRIVSLVHHEFEDLELWYPILRLREEGAVVHLAGEKAGEKYIGKYGVPAISDYSYTEVQGKDYDAILVPGGWAPDKIRRFPEVLSLIQYMEENKKPIGQICHAGWVLISAKILQGKKVTSTPGIKDDMENAGAIWLDEPVVVDGHLVSSRRPPDLPDYLREFINVMEKK; this comes from the coding sequence ATGCGATTAAAAGGAAAAAGGATTGTAAGTCTTGTCCACCATGAATTTGAAGATCTGGAGCTATGGTACCCTATTTTAAGACTAAGAGAAGAAGGCGCCGTTGTTCATCTGGCAGGCGAGAAGGCCGGGGAGAAATATATAGGTAAATACGGAGTGCCTGCAATATCTGATTATTCATATACCGAAGTACAGGGTAAAGACTACGATGCGATTCTTGTTCCAGGAGGCTGGGCACCTGATAAAATTCGCCGTTTTCCAGAGGTTCTTTCCCTTATTCAGTATATGGAAGAAAACAAAAAGCCGATTGGCCAAATCTGCCACGCCGGTTGGGTTTTGATTTCTGCAAAGATTTTACAGGGTAAAAAAGTGACCAGTACACCTGGAATAAAGGATGATATGGAAAACGCCGGAGCAATCTGGCTGGATGAACCAGTCGTAGTAGACGGGCATCTCGTATCGAGCAGGCGGCCACCCGATCTTCCCGATTATTTGAGAGAATTTATTAACGTAATGGAAAAAAAATAA
- a CDS encoding Na-translocating system protein MpsC family protein — protein sequence MSTIYSQFHPALKKSLAQLYNRVNQEIYGVGVKKQRIECLDDRVMIFAQHKRVQALQMLSRNFQTLTISVDSALIVEFKSLLKGYIEDALLIKVKTILKDYDPVTEEACTIIYFEDLLN from the coding sequence ATGTCCACTATTTATTCTCAATTCCATCCTGCTTTGAAAAAAAGCCTTGCCCAGTTATACAATCGGGTAAACCAGGAGATTTATGGTGTAGGGGTTAAAAAACAGCGTATTGAATGCCTTGACGACAGAGTGATGATCTTTGCACAGCATAAACGTGTGCAAGCATTGCAAATGCTCAGCAGAAACTTTCAGACCCTGACAATTTCGGTTGATTCAGCATTAATTGTTGAATTTAAATCATTGTTAAAGGGGTACATTGAAGATGCATTGCTCATTAAAGTTAAAACAATTTTAAAAGATTATGATCCTGTTACCGAAGAAGCCTGTACAATTATTTACTTTGAAGATTTATTAAACTAA
- a CDS encoding XdhC family protein: MLGFFVTVIDDRPEFANRERFPTADEVVCRSYLDYFSEVVLSEHTYILLLTRGHKYDVLSLRELLKRDEKAAYIGMIGSRRRISGVFEELRIDFPNESFNHLFTPVGLDIGAETPAEIAVSILAEILKVKNQKSGNSLSTKVRKYAKLGFHEGVKNGTAAPYNAYK; this comes from the coding sequence ATGCTTGGTTTTTTTGTAACGGTCATTGATGATCGGCCTGAATTTGCAAATAGAGAACGTTTTCCCACTGCCGACGAAGTGGTTTGCCGATCCTATCTAGATTACTTTAGCGAGGTTGTACTATCCGAACACACCTATATTCTCCTTCTTACCAGAGGCCATAAATACGATGTTTTAAGCCTGAGAGAGCTTTTAAAACGTGATGAAAAAGCAGCGTACATTGGAATGATTGGCAGCAGAAGACGAATTTCGGGAGTATTCGAGGAATTAAGAATAGATTTTCCAAATGAAAGCTTTAATCATCTCTTTACCCCTGTTGGACTAGATATTGGTGCTGAGACCCCAGCTGAAATTGCAGTCAGTATACTTGCAGAAATATTAAAAGTTAAAAATCAAAAGTCCGGGAATTCCCTGAGCACTAAAGTTAGAAAATACGCGAAGCTGGGATTCCATGAGGGGGTAAAAAATGGAACAGCTGCACCTTATAATGCGTACAAATGA
- a CDS encoding nucleobase:cation symporter-2 family protein, with translation MEKLNPWKLWTLGFQHVLAMYAGAVIVPLIVGPAIGLNAQQLAYLISIDLFTCGIATLLQVVGGRHFGIKLPVILGCTFTAVGPMIAIGKLQGMTAIYGAIIVSGIIVMILAQFMSKIMHFFPSVVTGSVVAIIGVSLIPVAMNNAAGGLGSPDFGSLQNLSLATITLLLIILMNRFLKGYLRAISVLLSLVAGTAVASFMGMVNFDQVSHASWFHIVQPFYFGFPTFNFSAILTMTLVAIVSMIESTGVFLALGDVCERKIESNDIKKGLRAEGLAVAIGGIFNAFPYTSFSQNVGLVALTKVKTRNVVITAGVILMILGLLPKVAALTTIIPMPVLGGAMIPMFGMVISSGVRMLSVVDFTKNENLLIVACSVGIGLGAAVVPAIFTHLPTSIRLLVENGIVLGSLTAILLNLVFNHKDLNISESERIEQLKSEHTTEAF, from the coding sequence TTGGAAAAGCTAAATCCTTGGAAATTATGGACATTGGGTTTTCAGCATGTACTGGCCATGTATGCTGGTGCTGTAATCGTGCCTTTGATTGTGGGACCTGCGATAGGACTTAATGCACAACAGCTGGCTTACTTGATTTCAATTGATTTATTTACATGTGGTATCGCGACCTTGCTGCAGGTAGTCGGTGGAAGGCACTTTGGCATAAAATTGCCGGTTATTTTGGGATGTACCTTCACAGCTGTAGGGCCAATGATCGCAATCGGGAAGCTGCAGGGGATGACGGCGATTTATGGTGCCATTATTGTTTCCGGGATTATTGTCATGATTCTAGCTCAGTTTATGAGTAAAATTATGCATTTTTTCCCGTCTGTTGTAACTGGGTCAGTCGTTGCGATTATCGGGGTTTCTTTGATTCCCGTTGCTATGAATAACGCAGCAGGAGGGTTGGGTTCTCCGGACTTCGGCAGCTTGCAAAACCTCTCTCTAGCAACCATTACTTTACTGCTGATCATTTTAATGAACCGCTTTTTAAAAGGATATTTGAGAGCGATATCAGTATTGCTTTCGTTGGTGGCAGGAACTGCAGTCGCATCTTTCATGGGAATGGTAAACTTCGACCAGGTTTCCCATGCTTCATGGTTTCATATAGTTCAGCCATTCTATTTCGGTTTCCCTACCTTTAATTTCTCCGCTATTCTCACTATGACACTTGTAGCTATTGTCAGCATGATTGAATCAACCGGTGTGTTTCTTGCACTCGGAGATGTCTGTGAAAGAAAAATTGAATCCAATGATATAAAAAAGGGACTCCGTGCTGAAGGCCTTGCCGTGGCTATCGGCGGAATCTTTAACGCGTTTCCATATACATCTTTCTCACAAAACGTTGGACTTGTCGCACTAACAAAAGTAAAGACAAGAAATGTTGTCATTACAGCTGGAGTTATCTTAATGATCCTTGGTCTTTTGCCAAAGGTTGCAGCCTTAACGACAATCATTCCAATGCCGGTATTGGGTGGTGCGATGATTCCTATGTTTGGAATGGTCATTTCCTCCGGTGTAAGAATGCTTTCAGTAGTTGACTTCACAAAGAATGAAAATTTACTGATTGTGGCTTGTTCAGTAGGAATCGGACTCGGCGCTGCGGTCGTCCCTGCCATTTTTACACACCTTCCAACCAGCATCCGGTTATTGGTAGAAAATGGAATCGTTTTAGGAAGTTTAACGGCAATTTTGTTGAATTTGGTATTTAATCATAAAGATTTAAATATAAGTGAAAGTGAAAGAATTGAACAGCTCAAAAGTGAACATACAACTGAGGCGTTTTAA
- a CDS encoding XdhC family protein, producing the protein MEQLHLIMRTNEIRKGGEKAALATIIRTKGSTPRKTGSRMIVYPCGRIEGTIGGGCGEALVIEKAFEVIHSNLPLKQRVDLTKGLFYEDGGICGGIMDVFIEPL; encoded by the coding sequence ATGGAACAGCTGCACCTTATAATGCGTACAAATGAAATCCGGAAAGGAGGTGAAAAAGCAGCACTCGCGACCATTATTCGAACAAAAGGATCAACGCCACGGAAAACAGGCAGCAGGATGATCGTTTATCCCTGTGGAAGAATTGAAGGAACCATTGGCGGAGGGTGCGGGGAAGCATTAGTGATAGAAAAAGCTTTTGAAGTTATTCATTCAAATCTTCCATTAAAGCAGCGTGTAGATCTTACAAAAGGACTTTTCTACGAAGATGGAGGTATTTGTGGTGGCATTATGGATGTTTTTATAGAACCTCTGTAA